One Clostridia bacterium genomic region harbors:
- the hypE gene encoding hydrogenase expression/formation protein HypE, which yields MEEPVVLLAHGDGGRLTHQLIEELFLSHLGNPILASLTDAAVVEAVGGGRLALTTDSFVVTPLFFRGGDIGKLAVSGTVNDLAVSGARPLYLTVGFILEEGLPLAALERVVASLAATARQAGVTVVAGDTKVVGRGQADGLFINTTGLGVIPPDRDLGYHRIRPGDAVVISGYVGDHGLAVLAERKELGILEAPESDCAPLAGIILPLLEEFPGIRLLRDPTRGGVATTLKEIAVAAKVDVWLEEEVIPVRPQCRALAEMLGLDPLYLANEGKFLAVVEADQASALVEAVRTHPLGEAAAVIGRVQAGEGRVLLRTAYGGTRRLEMLAGAPLPRIC from the coding sequence CTGGAAGAACCGGTAGTCCTTCTGGCCCACGGCGACGGGGGCCGGCTCACCCACCAGCTCATAGAGGAACTGTTCCTCTCTCACCTGGGGAATCCCATCCTGGCCTCCCTGACCGACGCCGCGGTGGTAGAGGCGGTGGGCGGGGGACGCCTGGCCCTTACCACGGATTCCTTTGTGGTCACCCCGCTCTTTTTCAGAGGGGGCGACATAGGCAAGCTGGCGGTGAGCGGCACGGTTAACGACCTGGCGGTAAGCGGAGCCAGGCCTCTTTACCTCACCGTGGGCTTCATCCTGGAAGAGGGCCTGCCCCTCGCCGCGCTGGAGCGGGTAGTGGCCTCCCTGGCCGCCACCGCCCGCCAGGCCGGGGTAACGGTGGTGGCGGGAGACACCAAAGTGGTGGGGAGGGGCCAGGCCGACGGCTTGTTCATCAATACCACCGGCCTGGGGGTGATACCGCCCGACCGGGACCTGGGTTACCACCGGATACGGCCCGGCGACGCGGTGGTGATAAGCGGCTACGTGGGCGACCACGGTCTGGCCGTGCTGGCAGAAAGAAAAGAACTCGGCATACTCGAAGCGCCGGAAAGCGATTGCGCCCCTCTGGCGGGTATCATACTGCCCCTGCTGGAGGAGTTCCCGGGAATCCGGCTGCTCCGCGATCCCACCCGCGGCGGTGTGGCCACCACCCTCAAGGAGATAGCCGTGGCCGCCAAAGTGGACGTCTGGCTGGAAGAGGAGGTCATCCCCGTGCGGCCCCAGTGCCGGGCCCTGGCGGAGATGCTGGGGCTGGACCCCTTATATCTGGCCAACGAGGGGAAGTTCCTCGCCGTGGTGGAGGCGGATCAGGCGTCCGCCCTGGTGGAGGCTGTCCGGACCCACCCCCTGGGGGAGGCGGCGGCCGTGATCGGCCGGGTGCAGGCCGGAGAGGGCCGGGTGCTTCTGCGCACCGCCTACGGCGGCACCCGCCGGCTGGAGATGCTGGCCGGCGCCCCCCTGCCCCGCATTTGCTGA